One Ciona intestinalis unplaced genomic scaffold, KH HT000397.1, whole genome shotgun sequence DNA window includes the following coding sequences:
- the LOC108950617 gene encoding uncharacterized protein LOC108950617, whose translation MYTISGRDDIDDGDINNKIATCVVINRGPSADLLHFIKNVPYPPKNYTDVEVLWANNHKTKEEVVCSNTILTTEVLMQLNGNGMHGWMIRSWMRTCHSSV comes from the exons atgtACACCATTTCAG GTCGTGATGACATAGATGATGgtgacataaataataaaattgcaACTTGTGTTGTTATTAACAGAGGACCATCAGCAGATTTGCTACACTTTATCAAAAATGTCCCATATCCACCTAAAAACTACACTG ATGTTGAAGTGTTATGGGCAAACAACCATAAAACAAAAGAGGAAGTTGTTTGTTCCAATACAATCCTCACAACAGAAGTTTTAATGCAGCTGAATGGGAATGGAATGCATGGTTGGATGATAAG ATCATGGATGCGCACCTGTCATTCCTCTGTTTAA